The DNA segment aacatacacacaaaataaaacatttttaatcttacagtacagtaccttgagaaGTACATTAGTGCAGTACaatagctggcatacaggggctggcactgAGTGCATAGGCCAGGAGAGTTACCGACTAAAGGAGGTGAGTGATGGTAGAGCTGAAGcttcatcagcaataggagatggagggcaagctgcaactTCACTCACACCTGACGTTGATGGAATGCATGTTTGCATCTTTGACAGTTTGGAACTTGAAGGTTTGCATGTAGAGTACTTACTATGTTCTCGATAGTCACATACCCAGCTAAAAACTGAGAATTCTGATAGGAAGGGAGAGAGTGTTGCTGGACAATCTGTAGTCTGTGCCACATTCCCAAATTAAACTTACGCAGCCAGGCAACCACTGGCCTCCCGTAGAGGAAGGGGTGAGTGAGCTGCTTACTGGAGAGTAGGGACCAACCTCGAGGGTAAGTTGCTTATAAGAAGGGAACCCAGGAAGGGCTGAGTCAACAAGCTTGGTTCCTTCTCATTCTCTTCCACTGCGAGGCCAGACACATTTCTCCTATGCTCTTCCTTCCTCACTCGTGTCTGGCTTTTCTGTGGGGCAGTACAGGGAGCTGTCATAGGGCAGGAACGCAGCACATGATCTGGCACCACAATAACAAGGTTTCCTTAATTTCCCATTATCTAACCTTTCTTTGTCTTCACTATGCATTAGATTAAGAAATCTTCCTGAGTAGTCATAAGAGAGTTCTTCTTCTGGCAGAATGTCTCTGGCTGCAAAAAGTGCCAACTTTGGTACCATCGAGTCTATTCGGACAGGAATCATCAACAGGTTTGGCTCACAAGAATGGTTAAGGAATCTTCCAATATTTCCTATAGAGGCAGGATCCACAAATGTTTCCATTACCTGCCCATTATAGACATGCTCCCTGATGGCTATAATGTAATTCGAATCATGTGTTGTTTGTAACTGAACTCTTCTCTGCACTTCAGAGATTCCTAACACCTCACCGGCATATTCACAGACAAACCGTCCTTTTGGTATGAAGTCCAGGGTACGAAGTCCCCAGCCTTTGTGATCCGTCTTGAACACCTGGAGGTGGAACTGCAGACCCCACTGGACCACTCTGTTCCTGCAGCGCTCGCTGCACTGGCACAGGACATTGCACTCGAAAACTGGCTCAGTGCACTTTGCTTCGGATCCTATATCTCTGAGGCATGAACGATCGTCATAGTTATTCTCATGACGGAGACAGGAACAAGTACCAGGGAGGCAGGGAGTTTTGAGACAAGCACATCCAGGAAAGGTTATTTGAGAGGGATCTGTATCTGCTCCAGGCCCAGCTACATGATCAGGAGTATACtgcaaaaagcagaaacactgtAAGTCAGCATGGTACGTCATATATCTCATCTGTATTTCAAGCAGCTCTTGCTGAGACACTTCCCGATTCCAACAAACAggacaaaaatgacaaaatatattaaaatattgtctGAAAAcatctccaatttaaaaaaaaacaaggttaTTTCTTAGACTTAAAATTCGGTGGTTTCCTTTTAGGTATTGGAATAACACTaggaaaaaattatgtattttccctggtggctcagatggtaaagcgtctgcccgcaatgcaggagacctgggttcaatccctgggccaggaagatcccctggagaaggaaatggcaacccactccagtactcttgcctagaaaattcaatggatggaggagcctggtgggctacagtccatggggttgcagagagtcagacatgactgaatgacttcactttctttcttatcaGATATTGGAAATTTTGTAATCCATTTTGTTTCCCTCTTGGCTTTAAGTGTCAGGAAAATTGGTGCTGAATTTAGTTTTTGAAAACAGCTAAgtattttctctttggtttttgaTCTCTTTTAC comes from the Bos mutus isolate GX-2022 chromosome 22, NWIPB_WYAK_1.1, whole genome shotgun sequence genome and includes:
- the LOC102268256 gene encoding histone-lysine N-methyltransferase SETMAR; this translates as MATCEEVPEALKGQLDVARGLENLPVSAWPPGAEPEPFQYTPDHVAGPGADTDPSQITFPGCACLKTPCLPGTCSCLRHENNYDDRSCLRDIGSEAKCTEPVFECNVLCQCSERCRNRVVQWGLQFHLQVFKTDHKGWGLRTLDFIPKGRFVCEYAGEVLGISEVQRRVQLQTTHDSNYIIAIREHVYNGQVMETFVDPASIGNIGRFLNHSCEPNLLMIPVRIDSMVPKLALFAARDILPEEELSYDYSGRFLNLMHSEDKERLDNGKLRKPCYCGARSCAAFLPYDSSLYCPTEKPDTSEEGRA